In the Elizabethkingia bruuniana genome, TGATATTATTATGGAAATCAAAATCGTCTCCACTGGTACCTTGTGTAGTCCAAACGCCACAAAAATAACCACCATATACCAACGAATAACGCATAGCGCTGCGGCTACCGGTTCCGCCATTATTTTTCCAGAAAACAACCGGAATTTTACAGTTAAAGAAAACGCAATGATCGATTACCAGACCGTAGCCATTGGCTATAACCCCTACATGCAGTGGTAGTACATCAGTATTCCCGGCAAACAAGCATTGTGTCACGAGCAGATCATCCAGGTTTTTTCCTTCCCGCCAGATAGGATAAGAACGACGTAGGTTTGCACCATCTATATAAGAGTAATCCGGACTGCCGGTAAAGCGTAAGCCTTCAATGGTAACATGACTCACTTCTGGTTGTATACCCTTCGCTTCTTCTCCGCCAATACCTGGTTCAAGTGGTATAGCAGTTACTACAACCGGCATTTTTTGAGGAGTCCAATCGGAATCGTCAGGCATAATATCCGCACGAATGACAAGGCGGTTTGTCTGGGTATATTTGTCATTGTTGAATACAACGGTTTGAGTTAATAAGTGTATTCCTTCTGAAAGAAAGATTGTAGTTGCTTCGAGCTTTTTGTTTAAGTTTACACGTTTTGAAGCCTCCATAATGGTTTTTAGCGGTTGTGACTTCGTCCCGGAATTACCGTCATTACCAGTCTTGGGATTAACATATAATTGTTCTGCGTGTACTAAGGCTATGCTCATTACAAATAATAGAAAACTAAATGCGTATTTTTTCATATTCCATTTTTTTGTAAAATTAGGAACAGTCTTAACTTATAAAAAGGTCATTTTACCTTTAAAAAGGTCATTTATATTTTCTTTCGGTATTGTTGTGGGGTAATACCTGTGAATTTTTTGAAGAAACGATTAAAGTTAGACGGATCTGAAAAACCAAATTCATAGGCAATTTCTTTTGCTGATTTGTTTTGATAAAGCTGTTTCTTTATTTCTGAAATCAGCTTGTAATGGATCATTTGTTGAGTGGATAATCCACTAAATTGTCTGCAGATTTTATTAAGAAATCCTGTACTGATATTGAGCATTTTTGAATAGGCATCAACACTTCGGTCATCTACGAATTTCTTCTCCAGTAAAGACCGGAATCTGTAAAAATCTGAATGAATATAGGTGTCTCTCTGAACATTGTGAATACAGGCGTAATATCGATTGAGAATTACAAGTAATTGATATAAAAGCGATCTGATCAAATGATTGCTGTCATTCTGAAGCTGTCCGAATTCCTGCTCTATTCCATGTACCAGTTCCAGACATTTTTCAAATGATTCATCCGGTATCCGGATTGCGGTGGGATGTGAATATTGATGAAAGTATTGAAACCGATACAGAAATAATTCGTCCGAGAAAAAAAGATGAAGAAAGTCTTTGTCAAAGAATAGAGTATAACCCTTAACCTTTTCTTCAATTTCCCAGCAACGTACTTGTCCGGGACTTGTAAAGATAATAGTTTGCGGAGCTATCAGTACCTTATTTTCGTCCAATGTAAAAGTTCCGCTTCCTTCTTCGATAAAAATTACTTCGTAAAAACTAAGTTGGTGCAACGTATTATCTAAAACATAATTATTCAAGGTCTCAATGCGTCCGATATCCAACAGCAGCTCCTGACCATACTTGCATGGAAGAAAATGATAAGTTTTAATTTTTGTCACTGAAGCCATTTCTGTTTACTATTTCTTTTCGCTCTTAAAGATGAGTTAAAAATACAAATTTCTGTTACTTATTATCATTGAAGAATTGGTGAATTAGAATTATAAATCCAAGGGCATTTTTAGCATATATTAGTTTTCTGAAATTGATTACAGTTATGATATATGGCACAAAGTCAATAGTCTATATCATACAATGGAATATTTAATCTATAAAAAAACTACCTGATCTTTTGTAATTAAACTTTGATATATTTTAAAATTTGAAAATATGTAGCAAAAATTCTTCATAAATGTAGTATTATGTGTAATTTTATTCCTTTGTTCCTGAAATATATTTATTGAGTGTAAAAGCATCGAGAAGATAAAATAAAGGTACTACTGCGAAGCTGAATTCCTGCTTGAAACTAGTTTTAGACAGGCTGCTTTAGAATAAAGAAAAAACTATTGCAATATGTAAAACAACGAAGAGTATTGTAATTTTGGCTTCTGCATAAATTAATAAAAAGATAAAATGTATGAATTATAAACTTGAACTTAATGCACAAGGATCAGGTTCTAGTCTTGTTTTTAACAATATTATGTTTGATTCGTTCAAAGTTAATATTGTTGAAAGACATATTGGGTCAATGCGTTCTGAATTGAAATTTCACCATGTGTTATTTAAAGTAAGAACATTGGATGATGCTATTATTAAAACTAAAAATGGCAATAATCGAATTATGATAAAAGGAGAGGAATTGGTTACATATGAAAGACTAGTGAAAGCGTTGGGTTCATATGAATATAGAAACAAGCTGATTAACAGGAAAGCCGTGGATGAAGATTATGTTCACTTTATTTTGAGCTTGGTTATTTCCAACTATACACTCAACTAATACTTTACGGATAAATTTTCATATTCAATTAATTTTATTGGGAATGTGATACTTCGGGTATCGCTCTCTTATGTTTTTTTAAGTTCTTAATTTGAGGACTTAAGATTTTTTGTTTTTTAATATCAGTTTAGGGTACTTAGTTCATGGTGGAATATGCATGGAGATAATCATCACGGGGTATTGATAGATTTGTCTATATTCCAGAAAAGGGAATAGTTGGCGGCTCTTATAATTTTTATTTTAGAAGCCAATACTGTGGAAAAGTAACCACTATAATAGTATTTAAGATGTAATACTCAATAAGGTCTGATTAGAATTTTATTTTAAATATTTGAATACATTTTCAATTTTATATTTTGGGCTTCTTTTCAAAAAATCCATAAAGAATGCTGTATGCGTTCCCCCCATCAAGATGAATATCTTATCATTTTTATTTATTGGAATTTGATTTAGATTTGAAAACATAACTAAATTTCTATGGTAAAATTTACCAGCTTCATCAGCACCTTCGGCATTTCCTTTACTTGAAATATAAGTTAATAAATCGGCATTCATATTAATTAAACTCTCCAAATATTGGGGATGATTGTTTAATCTGAATAAATCATAAAATGGTATTCCTTTTTCTGGATTTTTATTTTCGTTTTCATCGCTCAATTTCCAGTACTTATTTATAGTTGTTTTATCTATACTGTTTTTTACACTTATATTATAATTATAACTTTCTTTAAAATCAATTCCATATATTTTTTTAGCACCACTTAATCGTCCTACTTCATATGCTAAAAGCTCACGTTCATCAGGGTTTTTAAATTTTTTATTTGGGTTTTGAAGATAGTCTAAATATGAAGATTGTCGTATACTGTCATATTTAGGCAAACTTTCTATAACAATTATTGTTGGCTTAAATTCTGCTAATAATTTTGCAAGTTTTTTTATTTCAAGCTGATTTTTTTTGTCATTTTCATCAAACTCTGTAGAGTT is a window encoding:
- a CDS encoding AraC family transcriptional regulator, which encodes MASVTKIKTYHFLPCKYGQELLLDIGRIETLNNYVLDNTLHQLSFYEVIFIEEGSGTFTLDENKVLIAPQTIIFTSPGQVRCWEIEEKVKGYTLFFDKDFLHLFFSDELFLYRFQYFHQYSHPTAIRIPDESFEKCLELVHGIEQEFGQLQNDSNHLIRSLLYQLLVILNRYYACIHNVQRDTYIHSDFYRFRSLLEKKFVDDRSVDAYSKMLNISTGFLNKICRQFSGLSTQQMIHYKLISEIKKQLYQNKSAKEIAYEFGFSDPSNFNRFFKKFTGITPQQYRKKI
- a CDS encoding DUF5694 domain-containing protein gives rise to the protein MRLIFILFILLNLNLYAQKESYEKTNIYKTKFDDVIPVLNVATFHMGETSDANSTEFDENDKKNQLEIKKLAKLLAEFKPTIIVIESLPKYDSIRQSSYLDYLQNPNKKFKNPDERELLAYEVGRLSGAKKIYGIDFKESYNYNISVKNSIDKTTINKYWKLSDENENKNPEKGIPFYDLFRLNNHPQYLESLINMNADLLTYISSKGNAEGADEAGKFYHRNLVMFSNLNQIPINKNDKIFILMGGTHTAFFMDFLKRSPKYKIENVFKYLK